Within Gilvibacter sp. SZ-19, the genomic segment TGTAATTGCAGACCACCTGAGAGCGGTTGCCTTTGCCATTGCAGATGGGCAGTTGCCTTCTAATACGGGAGCGGGTTATGTGATCCGCAGAATTTTGAGACGTGCCATCCGATATGGCTTCACCTTTTTAGATCAGAAAGAACCCTTTATTTATGAATTGGTAGCAACGCTTACCAATCAAATGGGCAGCGCTTTCCCAGAATTGAAAAAGCAAAAGAATCTGATCACTAATGTGATCAAAGAGGAAGAGCAGTCCTTTTTAAGAACCTTAGATCAAGGACTATTGTTGTTAGACCAAGTGATCTCCAATGCTAAGGACAAGTCGATTTCTGGAGCTAAGGTGTTTGAACTATACGACACTTATGGGTTCCCTAAAGATCTAACCGCTCTTATCTTAAGCGAGCGTGGTTATACTATGGACGAGGCTGGCTTTGATAAAGAGCTTCAAAAGCAAAAAGAACGTTCACGCGCCGCTACCAAGGTAGAGACCGGCGATTGGGTAGAATTGCGCCAAGACGATGAAGAAGAGTTCGTAGGTTACGACACACTTTCGGCGCCTGTGACCATTACGCGCTATCGCGAAGTGGCCAGCAAAAAAGAAGGAAAACTATATCAGTTGGTCTTTAATGTGACTCCTTTTTATCCGGAAGGAGGAGGGCAAGTGGGTGACAAAGGGTATCTGGAAGCTGCAAATGGAGAGGTGGTCTACATCATCGATACCAAAAAAGAGAACAACCTTATCGTACATTTTGCAAAGAATTTGCCACGCAATCCGGAAGCAAATTTCAAAGCGGTTGTTGATGAAAAACAACGCGCACGTACTGCGAGCAATCATACGGCAACACACTTATTGCATCAAGCCTTAAGAAACATTTTGGGTACTCATGTTGAGCAAAAAGGCTCCATGGTACACAGCGGAAATCTGCGTTTTGACTTCTCTCATTTCTCTAAGGTTACTGCAGAACAATTGGAAGAAGTCGAAGCTTTTGTCAATGCTCGAATTAGAGAGAGTTTGCCTTTAGAGGAACAGCGTGGTATCCCTTATGACACCGCCATTGAACAAGGCGCTATTGCGCTTTTTGGTGAGAAATACGGAGATGCTGTTCGCACCATTCGCTTTGGAAAGTCTATGGAACTCTGCGGAGGTACACACGTTAGCAACACCAGCGATATCTGGCATTTTATCATAACTTCAGAATCTGCTGTAGCCGCAGGAGTGCGTCGTATTGAAGCAATAACTAGTGATGCTGCTAAGGCGTATTTTGAAGAGACCTCTAAAGAACATCAGCAGTTAAAACAACTGCTTAATAACGCCAAAGATCCAGTTGGTGTACTAGAAGGCATTCAACAGGAGAACGCGCAGCTTAAAAAGCAGCTGCAACAACTACTCAAAGAAAAGGCCAAACATCTTAAATCACACTTGGTAGACCAGTTAGAACAAAAGGATGGGGTCGCATTTCTTGCTACAGAAGTTGATCTTGACGCGGGAGGGATGAAAGATCTCGCTTTTGAAATGGGCCAGAACCGTACGGATCTTTTCCTTTTGTTGGCTTCTCGTCAGAACGGAAAGGCATTGTTGAGCTGCTATATTTCTAAGGAACTTGCTGCTCAGGGTAAACTCAATGCAGGGACCATAGTGCGCGAGTTAGGTAAACACATCCAAGGAGGTGGCGGTGGACAACCGTTCTTTGCCACAGCCGGAGGCAAGAATCCCGATGGAATTCCAGCGGCTCTAGAAGCTACCTCGGCTTATCTGAACTAAGGTGAATCGGAGTACGACCATATCGCTAACTCCGCAATCTCCTTCGGTAGATCACAACCATAACAGTCTATTTCTAGGCTCCTGCTTTGCAGTCAATATGGCTCAAAAGTTTGAGCACTATGCTTTAGCGCAGTCGGTGAATCCTTTTGGAGTTATATTTAATCCTGTAGCACTAGAAACCTTGGTGTTGCGAGCCTTGGATGAGCGAGAATTTACGGCTTCTAATCTAGACAAACGCGAGGATATTTGGTTTTGTTATGAGGCGCATACCAGCCTAAGTGGCTTGAACCAAGATGAGGTCTTGAACCGATTGAATGAAGCACTGTCTGATTTAAAGTTGGCCTTAAGCAGTGCGAAGCATCTTATACTTACCTTAGGTACAGCTAGGGCTTACCGTCTTAAGCAAACCGATAGAATTGTGGCGAACTGTCACAAACAGCCAAGCGACAGATTCAGCAAAGAAATGTTGTCTCCGGCGCAGATAGAAGCAAGCGCAAGGAATCTATCCGAAGCAATAAAAAAAGTCAACCCTGAGCTTACAATAATATACACAGTATCGCCTGTGCGTCATATTAAAGACGGGATTGTGTCCAATGGGCAAAGCAAGGCTCATTTGTTAAGCGGTGTTCATGCTTATATTGCTACTGATGCCAATGCACATTATTTCCCGGCTTATGAGCTAATGATGGACGAGTTGCGCGATTATCGTTATTACAGTGCAGATCTGATCCATCCCAATCAGCTAGCCATTGACCATATATGGGAACGATTTTCTCAGGTCTGGCTTAGCCCTCAGACGCAGGAGCTCAACATGACCATTGGAAAACTCCGAGCTGCGATGAATCACCGCTCACAGTTCCCGGGAAGCAAGGCAGATTCAGACTTTAAACGCAATCTACAAGAGCGTTTGTCTGCCTTTAAAACAGCGCATCCACACATCAAACTGTAATCAAATACGACATCTGCCCTATTGATTATCAGGGCTTAAGTGTTCACTTTTGCTAACAGTTAAACATTAAAACTAGCGACATGAACACACTAAAAGTATTGAGCCGATACGCCTTTATATTTATGGCCCTATTGGTAACCGCCTGCGATAAAGATGACGATTCTTCGGGCGGAGGAGATGATCCCGCAGCCAGCGGCGATGAATTTGTAACCGCCAAAGTAGACGGCGCTAATTTTGCTGCAGCACAAGATCCGGCAGTAATTGTTGGAG encodes:
- the alaS gene encoding alanine--tRNA ligase yields the protein MKSQDIRKTFLEFFNSKQHAIVPSAPMVIKDDPTLMFTNAGMNQFKEYFLGNKKANDPRVADTQKCLRVSGKHNDLEEVGKDTYHHTMFEMLGNWSFGDYFKEEAIAWAWELLTEVFKIDKDCLYVTIFEGDKAEGLDRDTEAYDFWAKHIDPSRILNGSKADNFWEMGDQGPCGPCSEIHVDIRSDEEKEKVSGAELVNMDHPLVVEIWNLVFMQFNRKADGSLEKLPAQHVDTGMGFERLCMVLQDKKSNYDTDVFTPLIREIEAIANSKYGQEEDIDIAIRVIADHLRAVAFAIADGQLPSNTGAGYVIRRILRRAIRYGFTFLDQKEPFIYELVATLTNQMGSAFPELKKQKNLITNVIKEEEQSFLRTLDQGLLLLDQVISNAKDKSISGAKVFELYDTYGFPKDLTALILSERGYTMDEAGFDKELQKQKERSRAATKVETGDWVELRQDDEEEFVGYDTLSAPVTITRYREVASKKEGKLYQLVFNVTPFYPEGGGQVGDKGYLEAANGEVVYIIDTKKENNLIVHFAKNLPRNPEANFKAVVDEKQRARTASNHTATHLLHQALRNILGTHVEQKGSMVHSGNLRFDFSHFSKVTAEQLEEVEAFVNARIRESLPLEEQRGIPYDTAIEQGAIALFGEKYGDAVRTIRFGKSMELCGGTHVSNTSDIWHFIITSESAVAAGVRRIEAITSDAAKAYFEETSKEHQQLKQLLNNAKDPVGVLEGIQQENAQLKKQLQQLLKEKAKHLKSHLVDQLEQKDGVAFLATEVDLDAGGMKDLAFEMGQNRTDLFLLLASRQNGKALLSCYISKELAAQGKLNAGTIVRELGKHIQGGGGGQPFFATAGGKNPDGIPAALEATSAYLN
- a CDS encoding GSCFA domain-containing protein; translation: MNRSTTISLTPQSPSVDHNHNSLFLGSCFAVNMAQKFEHYALAQSVNPFGVIFNPVALETLVLRALDEREFTASNLDKREDIWFCYEAHTSLSGLNQDEVLNRLNEALSDLKLALSSAKHLILTLGTARAYRLKQTDRIVANCHKQPSDRFSKEMLSPAQIEASARNLSEAIKKVNPELTIIYTVSPVRHIKDGIVSNGQSKAHLLSGVHAYIATDANAHYFPAYELMMDELRDYRYYSADLIHPNQLAIDHIWERFSQVWLSPQTQELNMTIGKLRAAMNHRSQFPGSKADSDFKRNLQERLSAFKTAHPHIKL